In Aegilops tauschii subsp. strangulata cultivar AL8/78 chromosome 3, Aet v6.0, whole genome shotgun sequence, one genomic interval encodes:
- the LOC109786990 gene encoding GDSL esterase/lipase At2g04570: MAGVATMPVAASSTRFLLLSLLLLSSPAVAVVRARVTALIVFGDSTVDAGNNNAVPTAVRSNFPPYGRDFPGGRATGRFCNGRVATDFYSEAFGLRPFVPAYLDPAYGMRDFAVGVCFASAGSGLDAATAGVFSVIPLSKQVDYFREYKARLADLLGAAEAREVVADAVFAISIGTNDFIENYFALTTARFLEFTVGDYTDFLVGLARSFLVELYGLGARKIGFTGLGAMGCLPIERGRRVMLCIEEYNAASRSFNAKLRAMVDELTGSLPGAQFRVAEVYDFFTGILQNPSSYGFVKVARGCCGTGLYEMGYTCSEWDALTCADANRYVFWDAVHPTERANKIIAEYLMNTTFSHFL, translated from the exons ATGGCGGGGGTGGCGACAATGCCGGTGGCGGCATCTAGCACGCGCTTCCTCTTGCTCAGTTTGCTGCTGCTGtcgtcgccggcggtggcggtggtGAGGGCGCGGGTGACGGCGCTGATCGTGTTCGGCGACTCGACGGTGGACGCGGGGAACAACAACGCCGTGCCCACGGCGGTGCGGAGCAACTTCCCGCCCTACGGCCGGGACTTCCCGGGCGGCCGCGCCACGGGCCGCTTCTGCAACGGCCGCGTCGCCACCGACTTCTACTCCGAGGCGTTCGGTCTCCGGCCCTTCGTCCCGGCCTACCTCGACCCCGCCTACGGCATGCGGGACTTCGCCGTCGGCGTCTGCTTCGCGTCCGCCGGCTCCGGCCTCGACGCTGCCACCGCCGGCGTCTTT TCAGTGATACCCTTGTCGAAGCAAGTGGACTACTTCAGGGAATACAAAGCCCGGCTGGCGGACCTCCTCGGCGCGGCAGAGGCTCGGGAGGTGGTCGCCGACGCCGTCTTCGCCATCAGCATCGGCACCAACGACTTCATTGAGAACTACTTCGCCCTCACGACGGCCCGCTTCCTAGAGTTCACCGTCGGCGACTACACCGACTTCCTCGTCGGCCTCGCCCGGAGCTTCCTGGTCGAGCTCTACGGCCTCGGCGCGCGCAAGATCGGCTTCACTGGGCTCGGGGCCATGGGCTGCCTCCCAATCGAGCGGGGCCGCAGGGTGATGCTCTGCATCGAGGAGTACAATGCCGCCTCGAGGTCGTTCAACGCCAAGCTCCGCGCCATGGTCGATGAGCTCACCGGCAGCCTTCCCGGCGCGCAGTTCCGGGTCGCCGAGGTGTACGACTTCTTCACCGGCATCCTGCAGAACCCGTCAAGCTACGGGTTCGTGAAGGTGGCCAGGGGTTGCTGTGGCACAGGGTTGTACGAGATGGGGTACACATGCAGCGAGTGGGACGCGCTCACGTGCGCCGATGCAAACCGGTACGTCTTCTGGGACGCCGTGCACCCGACGGAGCGGGCCAACAAGATCATCGCCGAGTACCTCATGAACACAACCTTCAGCCATTTCTTGTGA
- the LOC109786992 gene encoding disease resistance protein RGA4 translates to MIGGEVIQAVTFANSVLSKVADVITRDKSMKGAVKRGLNDIKLDMKMVISEIKLNEENNQGATHESKIVILKELANDIEDFIDLTWVPGASGILFSAFGPDHRPQIVQTIDHFKDSIQKVRTWQPDAGSSKGEDSAATWSCPSATPPNPYSRDLDHEATFRSICKHRCELQGLLSASEGQELKVISIVGCRGVGKTSLATAVYDDCRAEYDCVAWVVASECRDLEDLLTKLLKEAQRTAKPTSTAAQGSISDTEQTSLRNFLSDKRYFVVIDDVDRLEVWQAIKREFPKEGHGSRIIVTTSMHSVAAECSWGSHVYTMQCLDKDESEKVFWESVGQENKTPALERASEGIITKCGGLPLALISVANYLRRRGRTENQVAGGLTTEHCKSVACTLGDKILKGQDAEFLKINRALLQCYNNLPDYAHQSCLLYASVFPRGRPIRSKVLLRRWMSEELAAHGTVSDEEGVRSCLQAFIERCIVEPVEIKNARVARCRVHSIMLEFIIHKARVARCRVYLAWNISS, encoded by the exons ATGATAGGAGGAGAGGTGATTCAAGCAGTGACCTTCGCCAATTCTGTGCTTAGCAAGGTGGCTGATGTGATCACGAGAGATAAGTCCATGAAAGGTGCAGTCAAAAGAGGCCTCAACGACATCAAGCTGGATATGAAAATGGTGATCAGCGAAATCAAGTTGAATGAGGAGAACAACCAAGGGGCGACACATGAGAGCAAGATTGTGATACTGAAGGAGTTGGCTAATGATATTGAGGACTTCATAGATCTTACGTGGGTTCCGGGTGCATCTGGCATTCTCTTCTCGGCATTTGGCCCGGACCACCGACCTCAAATAGTGCAAACAATCGACCATTTCAAGGACAGTATCCAGAAAGTACGGACCTGGCAACCTGATGCCGGATCCAGCAAGGGCGAAGACAGTGCTGCAACATGGTCCTGCCCTTCAGCCACACCTCCTAATCCTTATAGCCGAGATCTAGATCATGAGGCTACCTTCAGGAGCATCTGCAAACACAGATGTGAGCTGCAAGGGTTGCTGTCAGCATCCGAAGGGCAAGAGCTGAAGGTGATCTCCATTGTCGGTTGCCGTGGCGTGGGGAAGACAAGTCTAGCAACAGCGGTCTATGACGACTGTCGTGCCGAATACGATTGCGTTGCTTGGGTGGTGGCATCCGAGTGCCGCGATCTGGAGGACCTTCTAACCAAGCTTCTCAAGGAGGCACAAAGGACGGCTAAGCCTACATCTACAGCTGCACAAGGGAGCATCTCCGATACTGAGCAAACAAGCCTTCGAAATTTCCTGAGTGACAAAag GTACTTTGTTGTTATTGACGATGTGGACCGTCTAGAAGTGTGGCAGGCTATAAAACGTGAATTCCCTAAAGAAGGCCACGGCAGCAGAATAATTGTGACCACAAGCATGCACTCTGTTGCGGCTGAATGCAGCTGGGGCAGTCATGTGTATACAATGCAATGTTTGGACAAAGATGAGTCAGAAAAAGTATTCTGGGAATCGGTTGGTCAAGAGAATAAGACACCTGCCCTAGAGCGGGCTTCAGAAGGCATCATCACGAAATGTGGAGGCTTACCTCTGGCGCTTATCAGCGTAGCCAATTATTTGCGTCGACGAGGACGAACCGAGAATCAAGTGGCAGGAGGACTCACAACAGAGCACTGCAAAAGTGTTGCCTGCACGCTCGGAGACAAGATACTAAAAGGACAGGATGCCGAGTTCTTGAAGATCAATAGAGCGCTTCTCCAGTGCTACAACAACCTTCCAGACTATGCACACCAGAGCTGCTTGCTTTATGCCAGCGTGTTCCCCAGAGGCCGCCCAATTAGAAGCAAGGTTCTGCTTAGAAGATGGATGAGTGAAGAGTTGGCTGCACATGGCACTGTCAGTGATGAAGAAGGTGTCAGAAGTTGTTTACAGGCCTTCATTGAGCGGTGTATCGTTGAACCAGTAGAGATAAAAAATGCTAGGGTAGCCAGGTGCAGGGTTCACAGCATAATGCTCGAGTTCATCATCCACAAGGCCAGGGTAGCCAGGTGCAGGGTTTACCTTGCTTGGAATATCTCAAgctag
- the LOC109786993 gene encoding uncharacterized protein has product MASYRLLVILVFSALLLDVAVADTYPADCPYPCLLPPPTPPASSADCPPPPSSPSGSGSGYAYPPPSSSGNAPPTPSSWSYPPPSGGYIPGFYQPPASGGGGGGGGGGGNFGPAPPPPNPILPWYPWYYRSPPSSSATRGSVSAVVLCLVAAVTAAATLVGY; this is encoded by the coding sequence ATGGCGTCCTACAGGCTGCTCGTGATCCTCGTCTTCTCCGCGCTCCTCCTCGACGTCGCGGTCGCCGACACCTACCCGGCCGACTGCCCCTACCCGTGCCTGCTGCCGCCGCCCACGCCCCCGGCCTCCAGCGCCGACTGCCCGCCGCCACCCTCCTCGCcgtccggctccggctccggctacGCGTACCCACCTCCGTCCTCCTCCGGGAACGCGCCGCCGACGCCGTCGTCCTGGAGCTACCCGCCGCCGTCCGGGGGTTACATTCCCGGCTTCTACCAGCCTCCCGCAAGCGggggaggtggtggtggcggaggagGTGGCGGCAACTTCGGGCCGGCGCCGCCTCCCCCCAACCCCATCCTGCCGTGGTACCCCTGGTACTACCGGTCCCCGCCGTCGTCGTCCGCGACCAGGGGGAGCGTCTCGGCGGTCGTCCTCTGCTTGGTGGCCGCCGTAACTGCCGCTGCTACCCTGGTCGGTTACTAG